From Pseudomonadota bacterium, one genomic window encodes:
- a CDS encoding GTP-binding protein, whose amino-acid sequence MSKEKFERTKPHVNVGTIGHVDHGKTTLTAALTVV is encoded by the coding sequence ATGTCAAAGGAAAAATTCGAACGCACGAAGCCGCACGTAAACGTGGGCACGATAGGCCACGTTGACCACGGCAAGACGACGCTGACGGCGGCGTTGACGGTGGT
- a CDS encoding MraY family glycosyltransferase yields the protein MQYLYVIAAATIISLVLVPFMMSHAERLGMVDHPSGRRVHEEPIPRVGGWGIVFGTLIPLFAMTTMTPLLGIFIYGSLVLLLFGALDDRYEMGPKAKFIGQFLAAIPLVVFGDFFITQYPIFSDWMPPAAISMGITIVCLVAMINATNQSDGLDGLAGGESLLTLAGIALLAYLADAAVLLIVAMAAIGGVLGFLRYNTHPARVFMGDSGAQFLGFVVGFLAIWLTQYADTDLSPAAMLPLLGLPVFDFFLVLYVRLRNKQPIFKASKHHIHHRLLDRGFVHKETVTIIYVLHAAMVLSGLLLRNAHDLVILAAYAGICGVFLMLLTSAERKNWHARDTGWQFGQLIDMSGDIDRTLRKTLLVVFPRRVLEFLIPIYLVAVSLLIDDVDRDYGLVALFLLVPVTLQSFMRRSLGATPRRLAVYTVTVFVVYLCAWDRSGWQRDWAPVFEMGYYVAVALAVAIAIRFSPRRRKEEFRVTSLDYLLLFVVLCSIFFADFLPIGQFSVPIFIVALVVMLYGIELLMVERKQRSDWLGKASGLALLIIAWRGLDLVRLDVYLMPMLDRLLS from the coding sequence ATGCAGTATCTCTACGTCATCGCCGCTGCGACGATCATCTCTCTGGTGCTCGTGCCCTTCATGATGAGCCACGCCGAGCGGCTCGGCATGGTCGATCACCCGAGTGGCCGTCGGGTCCACGAAGAACCGATTCCGCGGGTCGGCGGCTGGGGCATCGTGTTCGGCACACTCATCCCGCTGTTTGCAATGACGACGATGACGCCGCTGCTCGGCATCTTCATCTACGGCAGTCTGGTGCTCTTGTTGTTCGGGGCGCTCGACGACCGCTACGAGATGGGGCCGAAAGCGAAGTTCATCGGCCAGTTCCTCGCCGCCATACCGCTGGTGGTGTTCGGCGACTTCTTCATTACGCAATACCCCATTTTTTCTGATTGGATGCCGCCAGCGGCGATATCGATGGGCATCACGATCGTTTGCCTTGTCGCGATGATCAACGCAACCAACCAATCCGACGGGCTCGATGGCCTGGCCGGCGGGGAATCGCTGCTGACACTGGCGGGCATCGCGCTGCTCGCGTACCTCGCAGACGCGGCGGTCCTCTTGATTGTCGCGATGGCGGCGATCGGCGGGGTGTTGGGCTTCCTGCGGTACAACACGCACCCGGCGCGTGTCTTCATGGGCGACAGCGGGGCACAGTTCCTCGGGTTTGTCGTCGGCTTTCTGGCGATCTGGCTGACCCAGTACGCCGACACCGACCTCAGCCCGGCCGCCATGCTGCCGTTGCTTGGCCTGCCGGTGTTCGACTTCTTTCTTGTCCTGTACGTGCGGCTGCGCAACAAGCAGCCGATCTTCAAGGCGTCCAAGCACCACATCCACCACCGCCTGCTCGACCGTGGCTTCGTGCACAAGGAGACGGTCACGATCATCTACGTGCTGCACGCGGCGATGGTGCTCTCCGGCCTGCTGCTGCGCAACGCGCACGACCTCGTCATCCTCGCCGCCTACGCCGGCATCTGCGGCGTGTTTCTGATGCTGCTGACCTCGGCCGAGCGCAAGAACTGGCACGCGCGCGACACCGGCTGGCAGTTCGGACAACTCATCGACATGTCCGGAGACATCGACAGGACCCTCAGAAAGACGCTGCTCGTGGTGTTCCCGCGGCGGGTGCTGGAGTTCCTGATTCCGATTTACCTGGTCGCCGTCTCGCTCCTGATCGATGATGTCGACCGCGACTACGGGTTGGTCGCGCTGTTTCTGTTGGTGCCTGTGACCTTGCAGTCGTTCATGCGCCGCAGCCTCGGGGCAACCCCGCGCCGACTCGCCGTGTACACGGTCACCGTTTTCGTGGTCTACCTGTGTGCCTGGGACCGCAGCGGTTGGCAGCGGGACTGGGCGCCGGTGTTCGAGATGGGCTACTACGTCGCTGTCGCGCTGGCCGTCGCCATCGCCATCCGCTTCTCCCCGCGGCGCCGCAAGGAGGAATTCCGGGTCACCAGCCTGGACTACCTGCTGTTGTTCGTCGTGCTCTGCAGCATCTTCTTCGCCGACTTCCTGCCGATCGGCCAGTTCAGTGTGCCGATTTTCATCGTCGCGCTGGTGGTCATGCTCTACGGCATCGAGCTGCTGATGGTCGAACGCAAGCAGCGATCGGACTGGTTGGGCAAGGCATCGGGCCTCGCGCTCCTGATCATCGCCTGGCGCGGGCTGGACCTCGTGCGCCTGGACGTGTACCTCATGCCGATGCTCGACCGCCTGCTGAGCTGA
- a CDS encoding NAD(P)-dependent oxidoreductase: MIIVDTALAKREAEGRPIRVGVIGAGYMGRGLVITIVQSITGMVASAVYNRTLATAATAYEQAGIDAPEQATSVAEVEACIDAGRPVITDDPMLICEAGNIDCIVESTGEVEFGAQVTLRAIEYGKHVVLLNAELDAVVGPVLKQYADRQGVTITNCDGDQPGVVMNLHRWVKSIGYDPLMCGNIKGLQDNYRTPATQKAFADRVKQKPKMITSFADGTKISMEMAVVANATGFRVGTRGMYGPTCSHVTEAPGLFDLDELRQGGLVDYILGAEPGPGVFVLGYNENPILQQYASYLKMGDGPLYTFYVPYHLPHLETPLTVARAVLFEDAAATPLAGPVADVLTVAKTDLRAGDTLDGIGGFHCFGSIDNYATSVELNALPMSLSEGCVLTRDIAKDTVITYADVTVPEGRAVDRLRQEQIGAFD, encoded by the coding sequence ATGATTATCGTTGATACCGCACTGGCCAAACGCGAAGCCGAGGGGAGGCCAATCCGTGTGGGCGTCATCGGCGCCGGTTACATGGGCCGCGGCCTGGTGATCACGATCGTGCAGTCCATCACCGGCATGGTGGCCAGTGCCGTGTACAACCGGACCCTGGCGACCGCGGCGACAGCCTACGAGCAGGCCGGAATCGATGCACCCGAACAGGCCACGTCGGTGGCGGAGGTCGAGGCGTGCATCGACGCCGGTCGACCGGTGATCACCGACGACCCGATGCTGATCTGTGAGGCCGGCAACATCGATTGCATCGTCGAGTCGACCGGGGAAGTCGAATTCGGCGCACAGGTCACGCTCAGGGCGATCGAGTACGGCAAGCACGTGGTGTTGCTCAACGCCGAGCTGGACGCTGTGGTCGGGCCGGTGCTCAAGCAGTACGCCGATCGCCAGGGCGTGACCATCACCAACTGCGATGGTGACCAGCCGGGTGTGGTGATGAACCTTCACCGCTGGGTCAAGAGCATCGGCTACGACCCGCTGATGTGCGGCAACATCAAGGGGCTGCAGGACAACTACCGCACACCGGCCACGCAGAAGGCCTTCGCCGACCGCGTCAAGCAGAAGCCGAAGATGATCACGTCCTTTGCCGACGGCACGAAAATCTCCATGGAGATGGCGGTCGTCGCCAATGCGACGGGTTTCCGCGTGGGCACGCGCGGCATGTACGGGCCGACGTGCAGCCACGTCACCGAGGCGCCGGGCCTGTTCGATCTCGACGAGCTGCGACAGGGTGGGTTGGTGGACTACATCCTGGGCGCGGAGCCGGGACCGGGCGTTTTCGTGCTGGGTTACAACGAGAACCCGATCCTGCAACAGTACGCGAGCTACCTCAAAATGGGAGACGGTCCACTTTATACGTTCTATGTGCCGTACCACTTGCCCCATCTTGAGACGCCCTTAACTGTTGCGCGTGCCGTGTTGTTCGAAGATGCCGCGGCAACACCCTTGGCCGGGCCGGTCGCCGACGTGCTGACCGTGGCCAAAACGGACCTGCGCGCTGGCGACACCCTCGACGGCATCGGCGGGTTCCACTGCTTCGGCAGCATCGACAACTACGCCACCAGCGTGGAGCTGAACGCGTTACCCATGAGTTTGAGCGAGGGCTGTGTGCTGACGCGCGACATCGCCAAGGACACGGTCATCACCTATGCCGACGTGACCGTGCCCGAGGGGCGCGCGGTGGATCGCCTGCGACAGGAGCAGATCGGCGCGTTCGACTGA
- the rfbC gene encoding dTDP-4-dehydrorhamnose 3,5-epimerase — MKFTETRLAGCFEIEQERRGDDRGFFARVFCVDEFAAHGLSTDFVQANAAASRDRGTLRGLHLQVGNDAEDKLVRCTRGSAFDVAVDLRPESTTRGEWVGVTLSAEAGNMLYVPKGFAHGYLTLEDLTEMHYMVSAAYAPAAERGFRWDDPAFAIDWPVTEGLVLSDKDRQWADYTS, encoded by the coding sequence ATGAAGTTCACCGAGACGCGGCTGGCGGGCTGTTTCGAGATCGAGCAGGAGCGCCGCGGCGACGACCGCGGCTTCTTCGCGCGCGTCTTTTGTGTTGACGAATTTGCCGCCCACGGGCTCAGCACGGATTTCGTGCAGGCGAACGCGGCTGCGTCACGCGACCGAGGCACCTTGCGCGGTCTGCACCTGCAGGTGGGCAACGATGCCGAGGACAAGCTGGTGCGCTGCACGCGCGGGAGCGCCTTTGATGTGGCGGTCGATCTGCGGCCCGAGTCAACCACCCGGGGTGAGTGGGTCGGGGTCACCCTGAGTGCCGAGGCGGGCAACATGCTCTACGTGCCCAAGGGCTTCGCGCACGGCTACCTCACGCTCGAGGACCTCACCGAGATGCATTACATGGTCAGTGCCGCCTACGCGCCGGCTGCCGAGCGCGGATTCCGTTGGGACGACCCGGCGTTCGCGATCGACTGGCCGGTCACCGAGGGCCTTGTGTTATCGGACAAGGATCGACAGTGGGCCGACTACACGTCCTGA
- a CDS encoding UDP-glucose/GDP-mannose dehydrogenase family protein, which yields MKIAVAGTGYVGLVSGVCLAAKGHDVVCVDVDETKVDKINRGEPPIYEVGLAELLEQTLGTRLRASTDLKAAVIESDLSLIAVGTPFDGSAIDVSFIRQVAREIGVALRERSDYHMVVVKSTVVPGTTDDVVLPILERESNKKAGVHFGVGMNPEFLREGDAISDFMNPDRIVVGGNDDKARDMLASVYAPFEGVEIVRTNPKTAEMIKYAANSLLATLISFSNEIGNLCAGIGDIDAMDVMRGVHLDKRFSPILADGSRIFPSSNTYLEAGCGFGGSCFPKDVKALIAHGQRHGQTMSLLDAVIAVNAAQPQKMLEMLDGHIANRKGVHIAVLGLAFKPGTDDMRESPSIPVIRALAAEGAVIHAYDPIAADEARHTFADIDINYADSMAAAVADAEAVLLMTRWDEFEALPEIVHTLEPSPVVIDGRRMLDKDDVPRYEGIGL from the coding sequence ATGAAGATTGCCGTTGCCGGAACCGGCTACGTCGGACTGGTGTCCGGTGTGTGCCTGGCGGCCAAGGGACACGACGTCGTCTGTGTCGACGTCGACGAAACCAAAGTCGACAAGATCAACCGCGGCGAGCCGCCCATTTACGAAGTCGGTCTGGCCGAACTGCTCGAGCAAACACTGGGCACCCGGTTGCGAGCCTCGACCGATCTCAAGGCGGCCGTGATCGAGAGCGACCTCTCGCTGATTGCGGTCGGCACGCCCTTTGACGGCAGCGCAATCGACGTCAGCTTCATCCGCCAGGTGGCGCGAGAGATCGGCGTGGCGCTGCGCGAGCGCAGCGACTACCACATGGTCGTGGTCAAGAGCACGGTGGTGCCTGGCACGACGGACGACGTGGTCCTGCCGATTCTCGAGCGGGAGTCGAACAAGAAAGCCGGCGTGCATTTCGGCGTCGGCATGAATCCGGAGTTCCTGCGCGAAGGCGATGCGATTTCGGACTTCATGAACCCTGACCGCATCGTTGTCGGCGGCAATGACGACAAAGCGAGGGACATGCTTGCGTCTGTTTACGCGCCTTTCGAAGGCGTGGAGATCGTGCGAACGAACCCCAAGACCGCCGAGATGATCAAGTACGCAGCGAATTCGCTTTTGGCAACCCTGATTTCCTTCTCGAACGAAATCGGCAACCTGTGTGCCGGCATCGGCGACATCGACGCGATGGATGTGATGCGCGGTGTGCATCTCGACAAACGCTTCTCGCCGATCCTGGCGGACGGGTCGCGGATCTTTCCGAGCTCGAACACCTACCTCGAGGCGGGCTGCGGGTTTGGTGGCAGCTGCTTTCCGAAGGACGTCAAGGCACTGATTGCGCATGGCCAGCGGCACGGTCAGACCATGTCACTGCTCGACGCCGTGATCGCGGTCAACGCGGCTCAGCCGCAGAAGATGCTCGAGATGCTCGACGGGCACATTGCCAACCGCAAGGGTGTTCACATTGCTGTATTGGGCTTGGCTTTCAAGCCCGGCACCGACGACATGCGTGAATCGCCGTCGATTCCCGTGATTCGGGCCCTGGCGGCCGAGGGCGCGGTAATCCACGCCTACGATCCGATCGCGGCCGACGAGGCGCGCCATACCTTCGCCGATATCGACATCAACTACGCAGACAGCATGGCGGCCGCCGTGGCGGACGCCGAGGCGGTGTTGCTGATGACGCGATGGGACGAGTTCGAGGCCTTGCCGGAGATCGTGCACACGCTGGAACCGAGTCCGGTCGTGATCGACGGTCGGCGGATGCTCGACAAGGATGACGTGCCACGGTACGAAGGCATAGGGCTCTGA
- a CDS encoding NAD-dependent epimerase/dehydratase family protein, with translation MTDETLNTAQDVIDADLNYICEQLAAEFPKLDGTRLLITGGAGFLGYYLVQAALHWNATRAAAPVDVLVYDNFIRGVPAWLTALESDPHLTVQKYDVVEPLPANLGDVDWIIHAASIASPIYYRKYPIETMDANVNGLRHLLDYARERADAGRALQGFLYYSTSEIYGDPTADNIPTPEIYRGNVSCTGPRACYDESKRYGETLCVNFAEQHGVPVRIARPFNNYGPGLKISDRRVLPDFARNVLNGEDIVMLSDGAPTRTFCYIADAIVGYYKILLVGQNGESYNIGIDTPEISMRELAERVIDQAQALWGYQGALKLGQSDDADYLTDNPNRRCPIIDKAREHLRYEPGIGIDDGLRRALVWYSENREAEDA, from the coding sequence ATGACTGACGAGACGCTGAACACCGCGCAGGACGTGATCGACGCCGACCTGAACTACATCTGCGAGCAACTGGCGGCCGAGTTCCCGAAACTCGACGGCACGCGGCTGCTGATCACCGGCGGGGCCGGGTTCCTCGGCTACTACCTGGTCCAGGCGGCGTTGCACTGGAATGCCACCCGCGCCGCCGCGCCGGTCGACGTACTGGTGTACGACAACTTCATCCGCGGCGTGCCGGCCTGGCTGACGGCGCTGGAATCGGATCCACACCTCACGGTGCAGAAATACGACGTGGTCGAGCCGCTGCCAGCGAACCTCGGCGACGTGGACTGGATCATCCACGCGGCGAGCATTGCCTCACCGATCTACTACCGCAAGTACCCCATCGAGACGATGGACGCCAACGTGAATGGCTTGCGCCACCTCCTCGACTACGCCCGCGAGCGGGCAGATGCGGGCAGGGCCTTGCAGGGCTTCCTCTACTACTCGACCAGCGAAATCTACGGTGACCCGACCGCGGACAACATTCCGACGCCCGAGATCTACCGGGGCAATGTCTCGTGTACCGGGCCGCGCGCCTGCTACGACGAATCGAAGCGCTACGGCGAAACACTCTGCGTAAACTTTGCTGAACAGCACGGCGTGCCGGTGCGAATCGCGCGCCCGTTCAACAACTACGGGCCGGGCCTGAAGATTTCCGACCGCCGCGTGTTGCCCGACTTTGCGCGCAACGTGCTGAACGGCGAGGACATCGTGATGCTGTCCGATGGCGCGCCCACGCGAACCTTCTGCTACATCGCCGATGCGATTGTGGGCTACTACAAGATCCTGCTCGTCGGCCAGAACGGCGAGTCGTACAACATCGGCATCGACACCCCCGAAATCTCGATGCGCGAGCTCGCCGAGCGCGTGATCGACCAGGCGCAGGCGCTCTGGGGGTATCAGGGTGCGCTGAAGCTCGGGCAGAGTGACGACGCCGACTACCTGACCGACAACCCCAACCGTCGCTGCCCGATCATCGACAAGGCGCGCGAGCACCTTCGCTACGAACCCGGTATCGGCATCGACGATGGCCTGCGTCGCGCGCTGGTGTGGTACAGCGAAAACCGCGAGGCGGAGGACGCCTGA
- the rfbF gene encoding glucose-1-phosphate cytidylyltransferase yields the protein MKAVILAGGLGTRLSEETAIRPKPMVEVGGMPILWHIMKTYSAHGVHEFIICCGYKGNVIKEYFSNYFLYHSDMTFNLKENTMSVHHSNAEPWQVSCVDTGEGSLTGGRLRRVKDYIGDETFCFTYGDGVGDIDITALLAFHREQGTQASMTAVQPPGRFGAFSLGDGETVVGSFREKPSGGSAYINGGYFVLEPGVIDYIEGDHTTWEREPMERLAQEGQLSAFRHDGFWQPMDTLRDKMQLEDLWASGSAPWKVWS from the coding sequence ATGAAGGCCGTGATACTGGCCGGTGGGTTGGGGACCAGGCTGTCAGAGGAGACCGCGATTCGGCCCAAGCCCATGGTGGAAGTGGGTGGCATGCCGATTCTCTGGCACATCATGAAGACCTACTCGGCGCACGGCGTTCACGAGTTCATCATCTGCTGCGGCTACAAGGGGAATGTGATCAAGGAGTACTTCTCCAACTACTTCCTCTACCACTCGGACATGACCTTCAACCTCAAGGAGAACACCATGTCGGTGCACCACAGCAACGCCGAGCCGTGGCAGGTGAGCTGTGTCGACACGGGTGAGGGGTCACTGACCGGTGGACGGCTGCGCCGCGTGAAGGACTACATCGGCGACGAGACCTTCTGTTTCACCTACGGTGACGGCGTGGGCGACATCGACATCACCGCCCTGTTGGCGTTCCACCGGGAACAGGGCACCCAGGCGTCGATGACCGCTGTGCAACCACCCGGTCGGTTCGGCGCGTTCAGCCTGGGTGACGGCGAGACGGTGGTCGGCAGCTTTCGCGAGAAACCGAGCGGTGGCAGTGCCTACATCAACGGCGGGTACTTCGTGCTCGAGCCCGGTGTCATCGACTACATCGAAGGGGATCACACCACCTGGGAGCGCGAGCCCATGGAGCGCCTTGCGCAGGAGGGTCAGCTCTCGGCCTTTCGACACGACGGTTTCTGGCAACCCATGGACACGCTGCGTGACAAGATGCAACTCGAAGACCTCTGGGCCAGCGGCTCGGCACCCTGGAAAGTGTGGAGCTGA
- a CDS encoding polysaccharide biosynthesis/export family protein, translating to MFLPLLIGIAVWLAPVSLRAEGATDNNPAYRIGPEDVLQISVWKEEDLDKEVLVRPDGGISFPLAGDLTVAGKTPKQVQEEIRRRVERYIPEAVVTVSVTTVSGYTVFVIGQVQNPGQFTLGRYVDVMQALTLAGGMTPYAVESRIQIQRRNPLTQEQTVYRFDFSDVKRGRGLDQNIVLHSGDVVVVP from the coding sequence GTGTTCCTTCCCCTCCTGATCGGCATCGCCGTCTGGCTGGCGCCGGTGTCGCTCCGTGCAGAGGGCGCGACAGACAACAACCCGGCGTACCGCATCGGTCCCGAGGACGTCCTGCAGATCTCGGTTTGGAAGGAGGAAGACCTCGACAAAGAAGTGCTGGTGCGCCCGGACGGCGGCATTTCCTTCCCGCTCGCCGGCGACCTGACGGTCGCGGGGAAGACGCCCAAGCAGGTCCAGGAGGAAATCCGTCGCCGCGTCGAACGCTACATCCCGGAGGCGGTGGTGACGGTGTCGGTCACGACGGTATCCGGCTACACCGTGTTCGTGATCGGCCAGGTGCAGAACCCCGGTCAGTTCACGCTCGGACGTTACGTGGATGTCATGCAGGCGCTGACCCTCGCCGGCGGAATGACCCCCTACGCAGTTGAAAGCCGCATCCAGATCCAGCGGCGCAACCCGCTGACCCAGGAGCAGACGGTCTACCGATTCGACTTCAGCGATGTGAAGCGCGGGCGCGGGCTCGATCAGAACATTGTGTTACACAGTGGCGACGTGGTCGTCGTACCCTGA